A stretch of Triticum aestivum cultivar Chinese Spring chromosome 1D, IWGSC CS RefSeq v2.1, whole genome shotgun sequence DNA encodes these proteins:
- the LOC123179978 gene encoding xylan glycosyltransferase MUCI21, with the protein MVHHHRATLLPHHIHNEEKEQADEMKELRGQLGDYACRHRKHGHDALLLMLAGFAFVSCLLLLLPNSPFSAAMDDLLQLGRTRRCDQEMAPTPPAPCAGVPNGTVCCDRGSPRADLCVMRGDVRTHAASNTLFLLAAAASADERIRPYTRKWESSVMSTIDELRLRAVPVPDPEGAARCDVRHDVPAVVFSTGGYTGNVYHEFNDGIIPLYITARRYNRKVVFVMLEYHDWWMTKYGHIVEQLSDFPPVDFSNDTRTHCFPEAVVGLRIHDELAIDASRMPGSQGIRDFRHMLDDAHRGRINAIIEEENAAPQAAPAAAALAKKRITEQLAVDDRPRLVIVSRNGSRAIENELELARAAARAGFRVTVLRPRPDTELAQMYRVLNGSDVMVGVHGAAMTHFLFMRPGSAFIQVVPLGTDWAAENYYGEPARRLGLHYIPYKILPSESSLFRRYARDDPVLTDPVAVNAKGWQVTKKVYLDGQNVRLDMARFRRRLREAYDHWAAQRRRQQSQPL; encoded by the coding sequence ATGGTGCACCACCACCGGGCGACCCTCCTGCCGCACCACATCCACAACGAGGAGAAGGAGCAGGCGGACGAGATGAAGGAGCTCCGGGGCCAGCTGGGGGACTACGCGTGCCGCCACCGGAAGCACGGCCACGACGCGCTCCTCCTCATGCTCGCCGGCTTCGCCTTCGTCTcctgcctgctcctcctcctccccaacagccccttctccgccgccatggacGACCTCCTGCAGCTCGGCCGCACGCGCCGGTGCGACCAGGAGATGGcgcccacgccgccggcgccctgcgCGGGGGTGCCCAACGGCACCGTCTGCTGCGACCGCGGCTCGCCCCGCGCCGACCTCTGCGTCATGCGCGGGGACGTCCGCACCCACGCCGCCTCCAACACCCTCttcctgctcgccgccgccgcctcggccgacGAGCGCATCCGCCCCTACACCCGCAAGTGGGAGTCCAGCGTCATGAGCACCATCGACGAGCTGCGCCTCCGGGCCGTGCCCGTCCCCGACCCCGAGGGCGCTGCACGCTGCGACGTCCGGCACGACGTCCCCGCCGTCGTCTTCTCCACCGGCGGCTACACCGGCAACGTGTACCACGAGTTCAACGACGGCATCATCCCGCTCTACATCACCGCGCGCCGGTACAACAGGAAGGTGGTGTTCGTCATGCTCGAGTACCACGACTGGTGGATGACCAAGTACGGCCACATCGTCGAGCAGCTCTCCGACTTCCCGCCGGTCGACTTCTCCAACGACACGCGCACGCACTGCTTCCCGGAGGCCGTCGTCGGCCTGCGCATCCACGACGAGCTCGCCATCGACGCGTCGCGGATGCCGGGAAGCCAGGGCATCCGGGACTTCCGGCACATGCTCGACGACGCGCACCGCGGCCGCATCAACGCGATCATCGaggaggagaacgccgcgccacaagcagcgccggcggcggcggcactagCGAAGAAACGCATCACGGAGCAGCTCGCGGTCGACGACAGGCCGCGGCTGGTGATCGTGTCCCGGAACGGGTCGCGCGCGATCGAGAACGAGTTGGAGCTGGCGCGTGCGGCGGCGAGGGCCGGGTTCCGGGTGACCGTGCTCCGGCCGCGCCCGGACACGGAGCTCGCGCAGATGTACCGCGTGCTGAACGGCTCGGACGTGATGGTGGGCGTGCACGGCGCGGCCATGACGCACTTCCTCTTCATGCGCCCGGGGTCCGCCTTCATCCAGGTGGTGCCGCTCGGGACTGACTGGGCCGCCGAGAACTACTACGGCGAGCCGGCGCGGCGGCTCGGCCTGCACTACATCCCCTACAAGATCCTGCCGTCCGAGAGCTCGCTGTTCCGGCGATACGCCAGGGACGACCCCGTGCTCACCGACCCGGTCGCCGTCAACGCCAAGGGATGGCAGGTCACCAAGAAGGTGTACCTCGACGGGCAGAACGTGCGGCTCGACATGGCGCGGTTCCGGCGACGGCTGCGCGAGGCCTACGATCACTGGGCGGCGCAGCGGCGGCGCCAGCAGAGCCAACCGTTGTAG